In a single window of the Terrirubrum flagellatum genome:
- a CDS encoding ABC transporter ATP-binding protein: MKQASANHVGGTSPLQAPAAQRDTSTSAHAAPRDQGKQPPIVADAEQNSRPLVEFVDVEKAYGSFQAVRNLNLHVGRGEFLTFLGPSGSGKTTTLNMLAGFERPTRGVITLEGKSVERLPPYERNIGMVFQNYALFPHMSVEENVAFPLSVRKTPKAEIAPRVKRALEMVRLEQFGDRKPAQLSGGQQQRVALARALVFKPSLVLMDEPLGALDKKLREHMQIELKQIHETLGVTIVYVTHDQSEALTMSDRVAVFEGGVVVQIGSPDTLYNEPATPFVAEFIGENNLLDGEVAKISGVQCLIALSGGKMIIANAADRLSAGDAVKLAIRPERISVSREQARSENCVEAIVDGRIYLGDHQRLLARLENGDVLTVKIGPEGAPPSGEKIQLSWNAVDSRAFTAGVAAPRNISASRREE; this comes from the coding sequence TTGAAGCAGGCATCGGCGAATCATGTGGGCGGGACCAGTCCGCTCCAGGCGCCAGCCGCTCAGCGAGACACGTCGACAAGCGCGCACGCGGCTCCGCGAGATCAGGGCAAGCAGCCGCCGATAGTCGCCGACGCGGAGCAGAACAGTCGCCCGCTCGTCGAATTTGTCGACGTCGAGAAAGCCTACGGCTCCTTTCAGGCGGTGCGAAATCTCAACCTGCATGTCGGCCGCGGCGAGTTCCTGACCTTTCTCGGCCCCTCTGGCTCGGGAAAGACCACGACGCTCAATATGCTGGCGGGCTTCGAGCGCCCAACGCGCGGCGTCATCACGCTTGAAGGAAAATCTGTCGAGCGATTGCCGCCCTATGAGCGGAACATCGGCATGGTGTTCCAGAACTATGCGCTCTTTCCGCATATGAGCGTCGAAGAAAATGTCGCCTTCCCGCTGTCAGTCAGGAAGACGCCGAAGGCCGAGATCGCTCCGCGCGTGAAACGCGCGCTCGAGATGGTGCGGCTGGAGCAGTTTGGGGACCGCAAGCCGGCGCAGCTCTCCGGCGGCCAGCAGCAGCGCGTCGCTCTGGCGCGCGCGCTCGTGTTCAAGCCGTCGCTGGTGCTCATGGACGAGCCGCTCGGCGCGCTCGACAAGAAGCTGCGCGAGCACATGCAGATCGAGTTGAAGCAAATTCATGAAACGCTCGGCGTCACCATCGTCTATGTCACGCACGATCAGAGCGAAGCGCTGACCATGTCGGATCGCGTCGCCGTGTTCGAAGGCGGCGTTGTCGTTCAGATCGGATCACCCGACACGCTCTATAATGAGCCTGCGACGCCTTTTGTCGCGGAATTCATCGGCGAGAATAATCTGCTGGACGGCGAAGTCGCGAAGATCAGCGGCGTGCAATGTCTCATCGCGCTAAGCGGCGGGAAGATGATCATCGCCAACGCCGCCGACAGATTGTCGGCGGGCGACGCGGTCAAGCTCGCGATCCGGCCAGAGCGGATCTCGGTGTCGCGCGAGCAGGCCCGGAGCGAGAATTGCGTCGAGGCGATTGTCGACGGGCGCATCTATCTCGGCGATCACCAGCGGCTGCTGGCGCGGCTCGAGAACGGAGATGTGCTGACCGTGAAGATCGGCCCGGAGGGCGCGCCGCCATCGGGCGAAAAGATTCAATTGAGCTGGAACGCCGTCGATAGCCGCGCCTTCACCGCCGGCGTCGCGGCTCCCCGGAATATTTCGGCTTCGAGGAGGGAAGAATGA
- a CDS encoding ABC transporter substrate-binding protein yields MTGHCKLALALTGAAIIWQWQPAAAQELTIMATGGAWQAALRQAWFEPFAKKMGVKFNEQEYLGDLGKIKAMVETGNVPVDLVTVEKSTVLQGCDAGVLIRLDYSKIADRSRFLPGTALDCGVGIDVYGDVLAYDTTVLKEAPTSVLDIFDTKKFPGKRAMRKAPAQNLEWALMADGVPIADIYKVLATPAGVDRAFKKLDTIKKDIVWWEAGAQPPQLLASKEVVMTTAWNGRIQNAIDNDKRPFAIVWKNQIVEYDMIAIPKGAKNLDLAYKYLSYAAQPEVSAQLGRYIPYGPVLKDATPFIPKDVLPKLPTAPDHMTSYLVGDVEFWGDHGEDLVKRFNAWLAQ; encoded by the coding sequence ATGACAGGACATTGCAAATTGGCGCTGGCGCTGACGGGCGCGGCGATTATCTGGCAGTGGCAGCCGGCGGCGGCGCAGGAGCTTACCATCATGGCGACCGGCGGTGCCTGGCAGGCGGCGCTGCGCCAGGCCTGGTTCGAGCCCTTCGCCAAGAAGATGGGCGTCAAATTCAATGAGCAGGAATATCTCGGCGATCTCGGCAAGATCAAAGCCATGGTCGAAACCGGCAATGTGCCCGTCGATCTTGTCACGGTCGAGAAATCGACGGTTCTGCAAGGCTGTGACGCCGGCGTTCTTATCCGCCTCGATTATTCCAAGATCGCCGATCGCTCGCGCTTCCTGCCTGGAACCGCGCTTGATTGCGGCGTCGGCATCGACGTCTATGGCGATGTCCTCGCCTATGACACAACCGTGCTGAAAGAAGCGCCAACCTCCGTGCTCGATATTTTCGACACGAAGAAGTTTCCGGGCAAGCGCGCGATGCGCAAGGCGCCGGCGCAGAATCTTGAATGGGCGCTGATGGCCGACGGCGTGCCGATCGCGGACATCTACAAGGTGCTTGCAACCCCTGCCGGCGTCGACCGCGCCTTCAAGAAGCTCGATACGATCAAGAAGGACATCGTCTGGTGGGAGGCCGGCGCGCAGCCGCCGCAGCTTCTCGCGTCGAAAGAAGTGGTGATGACGACCGCGTGGAACGGACGCATTCAGAATGCGATCGACAATGACAAGCGACCTTTCGCGATCGTCTGGAAAAACCAGATCGTCGAATATGACATGATCGCGATCCCCAAGGGCGCGAAGAATCTCGATCTCGCTTACAAATATCTTTCCTACGCCGCGCAGCCCGAGGTGAGCGCGCAGCTCGGCCGCTACATCCCTTACGGCCCCGTGCTCAAGGATGCCACGCCCTTCATTCCGAAGGACGTTCTGCCGAAACTGCCGACCGCGCCGGACCATATGACGAGCTATCTCGTGGGCGATGTCGAATTCTGGGGCGACCATGGCGAGGATCTGGTGAAACGCTTCAACGCCTGGCTTGCCCAATAA
- a CDS encoding ABC transporter permease, which translates to MSLAAAAPMVIAKGRSEGLRPLLLVAPLLLLLLLSFGLPIAALLSRAFYEPMIANALPRTSAALSSSSGAGVPDDQVFRALAADLAAAQAAERVYEFAKSFNVRLPGARSQMLRAARAAAQDSSINKEGLIRAAPLLGDERCWAAIRAGVNRFTTFFLLNAFDLRWSDQGSIVSAPIEQAVFVRVFGRTFLIAALVTLATLALAFPLAYLISNLRPAMAGAVLVLVLLPFWTSILVRTAAWTVILQKFGLLNDALLWLGLAQDRLELMYSRAGLIIAMTHIQLPFTLLPIYSVMRSMQPSQLRAAQSLGARPLTAFWKVYLPQVTPGVLAGGLLTFILCLGYYITPALIGGASDQLISNFIANYVNVELNWEMAAALSFVLLTSTIGLYALMTHYLGLDLFKMG; encoded by the coding sequence ATGTCTCTCGCCGCCGCGGCGCCAATGGTCATCGCAAAAGGTCGCAGCGAGGGTCTGCGGCCGCTCTTGCTCGTAGCGCCGCTGCTCCTGCTTCTCCTGCTCAGCTTCGGCCTCCCTATCGCAGCGCTTCTCTCGCGCGCGTTCTATGAGCCGATGATCGCCAATGCGCTGCCCCGCACCAGCGCAGCGCTTTCCAGCTCCAGCGGAGCGGGCGTGCCGGACGATCAGGTTTTCCGCGCGCTGGCCGCTGACCTCGCCGCGGCGCAGGCGGCGGAGCGCGTCTACGAATTCGCGAAGAGCTTCAATGTCCGATTGCCCGGCGCGCGCAGCCAGATGCTCCGCGCCGCTCGCGCCGCGGCGCAGGACTCTTCAATCAACAAGGAGGGACTCATCCGCGCCGCGCCCTTGCTGGGTGATGAGCGTTGCTGGGCGGCGATCCGCGCGGGCGTCAATCGCTTCACGACCTTCTTCCTGCTCAACGCGTTCGATCTGCGCTGGAGCGATCAGGGTTCGATTGTCTCGGCGCCAATCGAGCAGGCGGTGTTCGTCCGCGTCTTCGGCCGCACATTCCTGATCGCCGCGCTGGTGACGCTGGCGACGTTGGCGCTGGCCTTTCCCCTCGCCTATCTCATCAGCAATCTGAGGCCCGCCATGGCCGGCGCCGTGCTGGTGCTTGTGCTTCTGCCGTTCTGGACGTCAATCCTGGTGCGCACGGCGGCGTGGACGGTCATCCTGCAGAAGTTCGGGCTGCTCAATGACGCTCTGCTCTGGCTCGGCCTCGCGCAGGACAGGCTGGAGCTGATGTACAGCCGCGCGGGCCTCATCATCGCGATGACCCATATCCAATTGCCGTTCACTCTCTTGCCGATCTATAGCGTCATGCGCTCGATGCAGCCGTCGCAGCTTCGCGCGGCGCAGTCACTTGGCGCACGGCCGCTCACTGCATTCTGGAAAGTTTATCTGCCGCAGGTGACGCCCGGCGTGCTCGCGGGCGGCCTTCTCACCTTTATCCTCTGCCTCGGCTACTACATCACGCCGGCGCTCATCGGCGGCGCGAGCGATCAGTTGATCAGCAACTTCATCGCCAATTACGTCAATGTCGAACTGAACTGGGAAATGGCGGCGGCGCTGAGTTTCGTGCTGCTGACTTCGACGATCGGCCTCTATGCGCTGATGACGCACTATCTCGGCCTCGACCTCTTCAAGATGGGATAG
- a CDS encoding ABC transporter permease — protein MLLSPYPTLGERIRIGALWIWCGLMLIFLIAPIFVPIPLSFSSGSFFTFPLPGLSLRWYETVLGAPRWRAAIGNSLLIGLGTTILATILGTLTAIGLSDPKFPARRLVVPILISPLIVPVVVTAVGTYLFYARIGLASTYTGVILAHTVLASPFVVVTVGASLTGFDRNLMRATAILGAKPLTGFFRVMLPLILPGVLSGAAFAFVTSFDEVVVAQFLASAEQRTLPLEMFTGLREQLSPAITAAATMMMGLSIILLMVANLLARQSRRRAGSASD, from the coding sequence TTGCTGCTCTCTCCCTATCCCACACTCGGTGAACGCATCCGCATCGGCGCGCTCTGGATCTGGTGCGGATTGATGCTGATCTTCCTGATCGCGCCGATCTTCGTTCCCATACCACTCTCCTTCAGCAGCGGCTCCTTCTTCACCTTTCCTCTGCCCGGCCTGTCGCTGCGATGGTACGAGACGGTGCTTGGCGCGCCGCGCTGGCGCGCTGCGATCGGCAACAGCCTGCTAATCGGACTGGGAACGACGATCCTCGCGACAATTCTTGGAACGCTGACGGCGATCGGCCTGTCCGACCCGAAATTCCCGGCGCGTCGGCTCGTCGTGCCGATCCTGATCTCGCCGCTCATCGTTCCCGTGGTCGTCACCGCAGTCGGGACCTATTTGTTCTACGCCCGCATCGGACTCGCGAGCACCTATACAGGCGTGATCCTGGCGCACACGGTGCTGGCCAGCCCCTTCGTCGTCGTGACGGTTGGCGCGAGTCTGACGGGCTTCGATCGCAACCTGATGCGCGCGACCGCTATCCTCGGCGCAAAGCCTCTGACGGGCTTTTTCCGGGTGATGCTGCCATTGATTCTGCCCGGCGTCCTCTCCGGCGCCGCCTTCGCCTTCGTCACGTCCTTCGACGAGGTCGTTGTGGCCCAGTTTCTCGCGAGCGCGGAACAGCGCACCCTGCCACTCGAAATGTTCACCGGACTGCGCGAGCAGCTCAGCCCGGCCATCACCGCGGCGGCGACAATGATGATGGGACTGTCGATCATCCTGCTCATGGTGGCCAATCTTCTCGCGCGCCAATCGAGACGGCGAGCCGGCTCCGCCTCTGACTAG
- a CDS encoding TetR/AcrR family transcriptional regulator has translation MDYSVDKRERILAATAKLIVQNGLNSPMSAIAEAAGVATGSLYNYFSSKEELIWAVYKRLAKSIDEALVRPIDPIEPHRQRFINYFSDYIDFIWADPDRAILFEYLSNAPIISHSELREVFSGSSVYIGRLISDAQKAGVVRRASTTLIGALLGGAIRNSLKWQRVHDKPLTRKDREELLQMCWDAIAA, from the coding sequence ATGGATTACAGCGTTGACAAACGCGAGCGCATTCTTGCGGCGACCGCCAAACTGATTGTCCAGAATGGGCTGAATTCGCCCATGTCTGCGATTGCGGAAGCGGCGGGAGTGGCCACAGGCTCGCTCTACAACTACTTCTCCTCAAAGGAGGAGTTGATCTGGGCTGTCTACAAGCGCCTCGCGAAATCGATCGATGAAGCGCTCGTCCGGCCAATTGATCCGATCGAGCCGCATCGCCAGCGCTTCATCAATTATTTTTCCGACTACATTGATTTCATATGGGCTGACCCCGATCGCGCGATCCTGTTTGAATATCTTTCCAACGCGCCGATCATCAGCCATTCCGAACTGCGTGAGGTTTTCTCGGGGTCGAGCGTCTATATCGGACGCCTCATCTCAGACGCTCAGAAGGCGGGGGTCGTGCGACGCGCCTCGACGACGCTGATTGGCGCTCTGCTCGGAGGGGCCATTCGCAACAGTCTCAAATGGCAGCGCGTTCACGACAAGCCGCTGACCCGGAAGGACCGTGAGGAGCTTTTGCAGATGTGTTGGGATGCGATCGCGGCGTAA
- a CDS encoding metallophosphoesterase, with the protein MPQNLTFIHLTDLHINAPSVQDDHLFSDTSATLRKILSEVKALAPQPKFIVASGDLTNRGDVESYQHLKSIFDEAALDIPVVWALGNHDRRAGFYRGMLGRAENLGAPYFHDRVIEGLHVIALDSSAPGKIGGSIEAEQFAWLESRLNDHPDLPKLLVSHHAPLLDEDDIEMEWEAISAPDTIRLRKLLAGRNVIGLLSGHIHFDRVSSWHGVPVVVGIGQHAATDVLSLHKGVRMVSGASFAIGTVRPSGLTVSFTPQPTDRRELHMITFAAMAELIAKYEAAAEAAE; encoded by the coding sequence ATGCCGCAGAATCTCACCTTCATCCATTTGACTGATCTGCACATCAACGCGCCAAGCGTGCAGGACGACCATCTTTTCTCTGACACGAGCGCGACGTTGCGGAAGATTCTGTCCGAGGTGAAAGCGCTCGCTCCGCAGCCGAAATTCATCGTCGCCAGCGGCGATCTCACCAATCGCGGCGACGTCGAAAGCTATCAGCATCTCAAGAGCATCTTCGATGAGGCGGCGCTCGATATTCCCGTTGTCTGGGCGCTCGGCAATCATGATCGCCGCGCCGGTTTCTATCGAGGCATGCTTGGCCGCGCGGAGAATCTCGGCGCGCCCTATTTCCACGACCGAGTGATCGAAGGCCTTCATGTGATCGCGCTGGATTCAAGCGCTCCTGGCAAGATCGGCGGCTCGATCGAGGCCGAGCAGTTCGCCTGGCTCGAAAGCCGTCTCAATGATCATCCCGATCTGCCGAAGCTTCTCGTCAGCCATCACGCCCCTCTTCTCGATGAAGACGACATCGAGATGGAATGGGAGGCGATTTCCGCCCCCGACACGATTCGGCTGCGCAAGCTGCTTGCCGGCCGCAACGTGATCGGGCTGCTGTCCGGTCATATCCATTTTGATCGCGTGTCGAGCTGGCACGGCGTTCCCGTGGTCGTCGGCATCGGCCAGCACGCCGCGACTGACGTGCTTTCCCTGCACAAAGGCGTGCGCATGGTCTCCGGCGCCTCATTCGCGATCGGGACGGTGCGGCCTTCCGGCCTCACAGTGTCCTTCACGCCGCAGCCGACCGATCGCCGCGAACTGCACATGATCACCTTCGCGGCCATGGCCGAACTCATCGCCAAATATGAAGCCGCGGCCGAAGCCGCCGAATAA